A genomic window from Populus alba chromosome 19, ASM523922v2, whole genome shotgun sequence includes:
- the LOC118047405 gene encoding BURP domain protein RD22-like, translating to MSLANSCALLLLFFLTLSLFITCSTAANTIGVTHTTVAVAADNVPFPKKVATFLPSDISPPTEKYWYSRLPNTPLPKSLRYLLQPGHYPSITREFANENVSFIPTLRSYRVLYRIKYKRGDKKSLNSALPDSTIFYQYDDLHPGKKMKVLFTESATKVSFLPRQVAESIPFSSDKIPEILKYFALEVNSKEAQVIREEIGGCEEPNMEGEDKYCATSLESLIDFSVERLGQNVRVLSTEAGKKQEYTVSAAVKMIGDHKAAVCHKMRYPYAVHYCHVIADTEVDEVPLVGADGTKVKAVTVCHLNTSAWSPDHMAFQVLKIKPGPAVCHFLDSDTLVWVPKKDKIMTP from the exons atgTCTCTAGCCAATTCTTGTGCActgctcctcctcttctttcttaCTCTCTCCCTCTTCATTACCTGCTCCACCGCTGCTAACACCATCGGTGTAACCCACACGACAGTGGCTGTGGCTGCTGACAATGTCCCTTTTCCAAAGAAAGTTGCCACCTTCCTCCCTAGCGATATTTCTCCACCTACTGAGAAGTATTGGTACTCAAGGTTGCCCAACACTCCATTGCCAAAATCCCTGAGATATCTTCTACAACCTGGTCATTATCCTTCAATCACCAGAGAATTCGCTAATGAAAACGTAAGTTTTATTCCTACCCTAAGATCCTATAGAGTACTTTAtaggataaaatataaaagaggcGACAAAAAATCCCTAAACTCTGCCCTCCCTGACTCAACGATATTCTACCAGTACGACGATCTCCATCCaggtaaaaaaatgaaagttctTTTTACGGAGAGTGCAACCAAGGTTAGTTTCTTGCCTCGTCAAGTCGCAGAGTCTATACCATTTTCAAGTGACAAAATACCAGAGATTTTGAAGTACTTTGCACTAGAAGTCAACTCAAAAGAGGCTCAGGTTATCAGAGAAGAAATAGGAGGATGCGAGGAGCCAAACATGGAAGGAGAAGACAAATATTGTGCTACATCTCTAGAGtcattaattgattttagtGTTGAAAG GCTCGGCCAAAATGTTCGGGTACTCTCGACCGAAGCAGGCAAGAAGCAAGAGTATACGGTTTCAGCCGCAGTGAAAATGATTGGAGATCATAAAGCAGCAGTGTGTCACAAGATGAGATATCCTTATGCAGTGCACTATTGCCATGTAATCGCAGACACAGAGGTTGATGAGGTTCCATTAGTGGGTGCTGATGGCACAAAAGTGAAAGCTGTAACGGTTTGCCACCTCAACACATCAGCTTGGAGTCCAGACCATATGGCGTTTCAAGTTCTCAAAATTAAGCCAGGACCTGCTGTTTGTCACTTTCTAGATAGTGATACTCTCGTTTGGGTGCCaaagaaggataaaataatGACTCCATGA